A window from Leuconostoc mesenteroides subsp. mesenteroides encodes these proteins:
- the rpoC gene encoding DNA-directed RNA polymerase subunit beta' — translation MAIDVNKFESMQIALASPDKIRSWSYGEVKKPETINYRTLKPEKDGLFDERIFGPTKDYECACGKYKRIRYKGIVCDRCGVEVTSSKVRRERMGHIELAAPVTHIWYFKGIPSRMGLVLDMSPRSLEEIIYFASYVVIEPGDAPVEKKQMMTEREYRQLKKEYGAGFKAGMGAEAIKELLANVDLATEADELKRELQEATGQKRVRAVRRLDIIEAFLQSDNKPEWMVMEVIPVIPPDLRPMVQLEGGRFATSDLNDLYRRVINRNNRLKRLLDLNAPGIIVQNEKRMLQEAVDALIDNGRRGRPVAGPGNRPLKSLSHMLKGKQGRFRQNLLGKRVDYSGRSVIDVGPFLKMNQMGLPVPMAIELFRPFIMKELTTRKLAGNVKSAKRKIDKADGDVMDVLEDVIKEHPVLLNRAPTLHRLGIQAFEPVLVSGKAMRLHPLVTEAYNADFDGDQMAIHVPLSDEAQAEARLLMLAAGHILAPKDGKPIVAPSQDMVIGNYYLTTEEAGREGEGMIFSSVDEARIAFASKVVHYHTRVGIQTSSFPSEKPFTDDQRSKVLITSVGKLFFNEILPSDFPYINEPSEDNFKRVDDSFFIDAGENIHDYLADTAIVNPFKKGFLSDIIAEVYKRYKVTETSLLLDRMKDLGYDKSTESGLTVSMTDVLELEEKPAILEDAHSQVATVTKQFRRGLITDSERYQRVTEIWTKAKDIIQDKLIESFEPTNPIFMMQDSGARGNISNFVQLAGMRGLMAGPGGKIIELPVTANFREGLTVMEMFISTHGARKGMSDTALKTANSGYLTRRLVDVAQDVIVREFDNDSDRGVAVQAIMDGTSVVEPLYDRILGRYAMKSVFDPETAEKIVSRNEMIDEDVAKKIVNAGIKEVTIRSVFTSTTEHGVSVLDYGRNLASGEEVEVGEAVGTVAAQSIGEPGTQLTMRNFHTGGVAGGNDITQGLPRVQEIVEARIPKGRAEISEVTGTITVIEENPADRTKSVTIEGETDTRTYTLPLTTRMRFGEGDEIQRGEAINEGPIDPKELLAVTDTLTTESYMLTEIQKVYRLQGIEVSDKHIEVMIRQMLRKIRVMDPGQTDLLPGTLMDIADFKRANEPALFEGLVPATARPVLLGITKAALETNSFLSAASFQETTRVLTDAAIRGKNDPLVGLKENVIIGKIIPAGTGMAEYRKIKSKVVGDVIAQPDSEDEEASDIPKLDDVAKTFDN, via the coding sequence ATGGCAATCGATGTTAATAAATTCGAAAGTATGCAAATCGCTTTGGCTTCACCTGATAAGATTCGTTCATGGTCTTATGGCGAAGTAAAGAAGCCAGAAACGATTAACTATCGAACACTTAAGCCGGAAAAAGATGGCCTGTTCGATGAACGTATTTTCGGACCTACAAAAGATTATGAATGCGCCTGTGGTAAGTACAAACGAATCCGATATAAGGGTATTGTTTGTGACCGCTGTGGTGTTGAAGTAACATCATCAAAAGTTCGTCGTGAACGTATGGGTCACATCGAATTAGCTGCTCCTGTTACACATATTTGGTATTTTAAGGGTATTCCTTCACGTATGGGACTTGTATTAGACATGTCCCCACGTTCACTTGAAGAAATTATCTATTTTGCTTCTTATGTCGTTATTGAACCAGGTGATGCACCTGTTGAAAAGAAGCAAATGATGACGGAACGTGAGTATCGTCAACTGAAAAAAGAATATGGAGCTGGCTTTAAGGCTGGCATGGGCGCAGAAGCAATTAAAGAATTACTTGCAAACGTTGATTTAGCTACAGAAGCCGATGAATTGAAGCGTGAATTGCAAGAAGCAACGGGACAAAAACGAGTACGTGCGGTTCGTCGTTTGGATATAATTGAAGCCTTCCTCCAGTCAGATAACAAACCTGAATGGATGGTAATGGAAGTTATTCCAGTTATTCCTCCTGATTTGCGTCCGATGGTTCAATTGGAAGGTGGCCGTTTTGCCACATCCGATTTGAATGATTTATATCGCCGTGTCATCAACCGTAACAATCGTTTGAAGCGTTTGCTTGATTTGAATGCGCCAGGCATTATCGTGCAAAATGAAAAGCGTATGTTACAAGAAGCTGTTGATGCGTTGATTGATAATGGTCGTCGTGGTCGTCCGGTTGCTGGTCCAGGTAATCGTCCATTGAAATCACTTTCACACATGTTGAAAGGTAAGCAAGGCCGTTTCCGTCAAAACCTACTTGGTAAGCGTGTTGATTATTCTGGCCGTTCAGTTATCGATGTTGGACCTTTCTTGAAGATGAATCAAATGGGATTGCCAGTGCCAATGGCTATTGAGCTATTCCGTCCATTTATCATGAAAGAATTAACAACACGTAAGTTGGCTGGTAATGTCAAGTCTGCTAAACGCAAGATTGATAAAGCTGACGGTGATGTGATGGATGTCTTGGAAGATGTTATCAAGGAGCACCCTGTTCTGTTGAACCGAGCACCTACATTGCACCGCCTGGGAATCCAAGCGTTTGAGCCAGTGTTGGTTTCAGGTAAAGCAATGCGGTTGCACCCATTGGTTACTGAAGCCTATAACGCCGATTTCGATGGTGATCAGATGGCCATCCACGTACCATTGTCTGATGAAGCACAAGCTGAAGCACGTTTGTTGATGCTTGCTGCCGGACATATTTTGGCACCTAAAGATGGAAAGCCAATTGTTGCGCCATCACAGGATATGGTTATTGGAAACTACTATTTGACTACTGAGGAAGCTGGTCGTGAAGGCGAAGGAATGATTTTCTCTAGCGTTGATGAAGCACGAATTGCTTTTGCAAGCAAAGTTGTTCATTATCATACACGAGTAGGTATTCAGACTTCTTCATTCCCAAGTGAAAAGCCATTTACTGACGATCAACGTTCAAAAGTATTGATCACATCGGTTGGTAAGTTATTCTTTAACGAAATTTTGCCTTCAGATTTCCCATACATCAATGAACCATCGGAAGATAACTTTAAGCGAGTTGATGATAGTTTCTTTATTGACGCTGGTGAAAATATACATGATTATTTAGCTGATACAGCAATTGTTAATCCTTTCAAGAAGGGCTTCTTGTCAGATATTATCGCTGAAGTATATAAGCGTTACAAGGTGACGGAAACCTCATTGTTGTTGGATCGTATGAAAGATTTGGGTTACGACAAGTCTACTGAATCTGGCTTAACAGTGTCGATGACGGATGTTTTGGAATTAGAGGAAAAACCTGCTATTCTTGAAGATGCTCATAGTCAAGTTGCCACAGTAACAAAGCAGTTCCGTCGTGGTTTGATAACTGATTCAGAACGTTATCAACGTGTAACCGAAATTTGGACAAAAGCTAAGGATATTATTCAAGACAAGTTGATTGAATCGTTTGAACCAACGAACCCTATCTTTATGATGCAAGATTCTGGGGCTCGAGGTAACATTTCGAACTTCGTTCAATTAGCTGGTATGCGTGGATTGATGGCTGGACCTGGTGGTAAGATTATTGAATTGCCAGTTACAGCTAACTTCCGTGAAGGTTTGACAGTGATGGAAATGTTTATTTCTACTCACGGAGCACGTAAGGGAATGTCAGATACGGCCTTGAAGACAGCCAACTCAGGTTACTTGACACGTCGATTAGTCGATGTTGCGCAAGATGTTATTGTACGTGAGTTTGACAACGATTCAGATCGTGGTGTTGCCGTTCAAGCAATTATGGATGGTACATCTGTGGTTGAACCATTGTACGATCGTATTCTTGGTCGTTATGCAATGAAGTCTGTGTTTGATCCTGAAACAGCTGAAAAAATCGTTTCACGTAATGAAATGATTGATGAAGATGTTGCCAAGAAGATTGTGAATGCTGGTATTAAAGAAGTCACTATTCGTTCAGTCTTTACATCAACAACGGAACACGGTGTTTCAGTGCTTGACTACGGTCGTAACCTAGCTTCTGGTGAAGAAGTTGAAGTTGGTGAAGCTGTTGGAACTGTTGCTGCACAATCAATCGGTGAACCAGGTACACAATTGACTATGCGTAACTTCCACACGGGTGGTGTTGCTGGTGGTAATGATATTACACAAGGTTTGCCTCGTGTTCAAGAAATTGTTGAGGCACGTATTCCTAAGGGACGTGCAGAAATTTCTGAAGTTACGGGTACAATTACTGTGATTGAAGAAAATCCTGCAGACCGCACAAAGTCAGTTACAATTGAAGGCGAAACTGATACAAGAACTTATACGCTACCTTTGACAACACGTATGCGTTTTGGTGAAGGGGACGAGATTCAGCGTGGTGAAGCTATCAACGAAGGGCCAATTGATCCTAAAGAGTTGTTAGCTGTTACAGATACTTTGACAACAGAGTCATATATGCTAACTGAAATTCAAAAGGTTTACCGTTTGCAAGGTATTGAAGTTTCTGACAAACATATTGAAGTAATGATTCGTCAAATGTTACGTAAAATCCGTGTCATGGATCCAGGCCAAACAGACTTGTTGCCAGGAACGTTAATGGATATTGCTGATTTCAAGCGCGCTAACGAACCAGCATTGTTTGAAGGATTAGTACCAGCGACTGCTCGTCCAGTTCTGCTGGGAATTACTAAGGCGGCTCTTGAGACAAATTCATTCTTGTCTGCCGCATCATTCCAAGAAACAACACGTGTTTTGACAGATGCTGCTATTCGTGGCAAAAACGATCCATTGGTTGGTTTGAAAGAGAACGTTATTATTGGTAAGATTATTCCTGCCGGAACTGGTATGGCTGAATATCGTAAGATCAAGAGTAAAGTTGTCGGGGATGTTATTGCTCAACCTGATTCTGAAGACGAAGAAGCTTCAGATATTCCTAAGTTAGACGATGTTGCAAAAACATTTGATAACTAA
- a CDS encoding D-2-hydroxyacid dehydrogenase, producing the protein MNKILMTSVRSDEEQAIHHYAEKNHVEIVISRDDVHLETLPDLTGIDGLVIQQTAKIGGNQQFYDHIAKHIPQIATRTAGYDMIEINLAKKAGLKITNVPAYSPRSVAEMALMQILRLLRHTPEFDKRIANNDFRWIGLQAREIHSVTVGIVGVGRIGGTLAKLLKGMGVNVLGYDIAPDVALCDVISYVTKDELLAQSDVISLHVDLNETSIHLLSEADFLKMKKGVLLINASRGPVINTSDLITFLENGQVGAVALDTVENESGIFNHDLHDQGVPDERIQKLLSMSNVIITPHIGFFTNIAVKNMVDISLDDTLMILNGQSSPHEV; encoded by the coding sequence ATGAATAAAATATTAATGACAAGTGTGCGTAGTGACGAAGAGCAGGCTATTCATCACTATGCTGAAAAAAATCATGTGGAGATAGTGATTTCTCGTGATGATGTTCATCTTGAAACACTACCTGATTTAACAGGAATTGACGGATTAGTGATACAACAAACAGCAAAAATTGGCGGGAATCAGCAGTTTTATGATCATATTGCCAAGCACATACCGCAAATAGCGACCAGAACTGCTGGATATGACATGATTGAAATTAATTTGGCTAAAAAAGCTGGTTTGAAAATAACCAATGTACCAGCCTATTCACCAAGATCAGTAGCTGAAATGGCACTTATGCAGATTTTGAGGTTGTTGCGTCATACGCCAGAATTTGATAAACGAATTGCTAACAACGATTTTCGCTGGATAGGTCTGCAAGCGAGAGAAATTCATTCGGTTACTGTCGGTATTGTCGGTGTAGGACGAATTGGTGGTACACTGGCAAAATTATTAAAAGGCATGGGTGTCAATGTCTTAGGTTATGATATAGCTCCTGATGTCGCACTTTGTGATGTGATTAGTTACGTTACAAAAGATGAGCTCTTGGCGCAAAGTGATGTAATCAGTTTACATGTTGATTTAAATGAAACCTCAATTCATTTGCTTTCTGAAGCGGATTTCCTAAAAATGAAAAAGGGTGTGTTGTTAATAAATGCTTCGCGTGGACCAGTTATCAACACAAGTGATTTAATTACTTTTTTAGAGAATGGTCAAGTGGGTGCCGTGGCACTAGATACGGTAGAAAATGAGTCCGGTATTTTCAATCATGATTTACACGATCAGGGGGTGCCAGATGAACGCATCCAAAAACTATTATCAATGTCAAACGTCATTATTACGCCACATATTGGCTTCTTTACTAACATAGCCGTCAAAAACATGGTTGATATTTCGTTGGATGATACTTTAATGATACTCAACGGACAATCTTCACCACACGAAGTTTAA
- a CDS encoding Mini-ribonuclease 3 gives MHNLNYRQMNGLSLAYIGDAIYELEVRRHLLSLGLTKVNELQRRSKHYVSAKAHAALFEQMMVSDILSDDELDYFKRGRNAKSHTKAKNTDVITYRISTGIEALFGYLYMSEQRERILELMTWIFEQVETGSTNK, from the coding sequence ATGCATAATTTAAATTACAGACAAATGAACGGATTATCGCTGGCTTATATTGGCGATGCAATCTACGAACTAGAAGTACGACGGCATTTATTGTCTTTGGGCTTAACAAAAGTAAACGAACTACAAAGACGTAGTAAACATTATGTTTCTGCGAAAGCACATGCTGCGTTATTTGAGCAAATGATGGTAAGCGATATTCTAAGCGATGATGAATTAGATTATTTTAAACGTGGTCGTAATGCTAAATCACATACCAAAGCAAAAAATACTGATGTCATTACATATCGAATTTCAACAGGTATTGAAGCATTATTTGGTTATTTGTATATGTCTGAACAGCGTGAGCGTATCTTAGAACTGATGACATGGATTTTTGAACAGGTGGAGACAGGGAGTACAAACAAATGA
- a CDS encoding sigma-70 family RNA polymerase sigma factor, whose product MGTDRLIGVVIAAQKGHEFAYNVLIKHLQAAIFDVHSRKISGRIKQDDWYSEGLEILMKCVQKYDCNRPRAKFSTYFITALSNRATDLVRHHYTEKGQFNHKMLAIDDDETTINVGTDTYNPEHIFALRESLSKINMAESVAFKEALLQIIGVLKYDIEDSEKRRFEQMQYRLKKIITEIAIK is encoded by the coding sequence TTGGGGACAGATAGATTAATCGGGGTAGTTATCGCGGCGCAAAAGGGGCACGAATTTGCATATAATGTATTAATTAAACATTTACAAGCGGCTATATTTGATGTGCATTCGCGAAAAATTAGTGGTCGAATAAAACAGGATGATTGGTATTCAGAGGGATTAGAAATCCTAATGAAGTGTGTACAAAAATATGATTGTAATCGGCCACGCGCTAAATTTTCGACTTATTTTATTACGGCTTTGTCAAATAGGGCTACTGATTTGGTTCGTCATCACTACACTGAAAAGGGGCAATTTAATCATAAAATGCTAGCTATCGATGACGACGAAACGACTATTAATGTAGGAACTGACACGTATAATCCAGAGCATATTTTTGCATTACGTGAATCACTTTCAAAAATAAATATGGCTGAATCCGTGGCTTTTAAGGAAGCACTATTGCAAATCATAGGAGTACTTAAATATGATATTGAAGATAGTGAAAAACGACGATTTGAGCAAATGCAATATCGTCTAAAAAAGATCATAACAGAGATTGCTATAAAATAA
- the rlmB gene encoding 23S rRNA (guanosine(2251)-2'-O)-methyltransferase RlmB → MRPNQLTEFVYGHHASVESLKSTQEINKVWLQTGLQDKIRNEVTQLAKKKRLVIQQAPKSKLDELTDGANHQGVVLSVAAFEYASIDDLFDQADKKGEAPFFIILDGIEDPHNLGSILRTADAAGVHGIIIPKRRAVQLTATVAKTSTGAIEHVPVARVTNLVNVVEELKKRNIWVFGTDMAGDDYRRWDANGPVALIIGNEGRGISPLLKKKVDGMVTIPMVGHVQSLNASVAASLLIYQGYNSRNPL, encoded by the coding sequence ATGAGACCAAATCAATTGACAGAATTCGTTTATGGGCATCATGCCAGTGTTGAATCGTTGAAAAGTACGCAGGAAATCAATAAGGTTTGGCTACAAACAGGGTTACAAGATAAGATTCGTAACGAAGTAACGCAATTGGCCAAGAAAAAAAGGTTAGTCATTCAACAGGCCCCAAAGTCAAAACTAGATGAGCTAACTGATGGAGCTAATCACCAAGGTGTTGTTCTAAGTGTGGCTGCCTTTGAGTATGCATCAATTGATGATTTATTTGATCAGGCTGACAAAAAAGGTGAAGCGCCATTTTTCATTATTTTAGATGGTATTGAAGATCCACACAACTTAGGGTCTATTTTGCGTACTGCTGACGCAGCTGGAGTTCACGGTATCATTATCCCAAAACGTCGGGCAGTTCAACTGACAGCAACCGTTGCTAAGACATCCACTGGAGCCATTGAACATGTTCCTGTTGCTCGAGTGACGAACTTAGTAAACGTAGTGGAAGAGCTTAAGAAGCGTAATATTTGGGTTTTTGGAACAGATATGGCTGGTGATGATTATCGTCGTTGGGATGCAAATGGTCCGGTAGCATTGATTATTGGTAATGAAGGAAGAGGTATTTCACCATTATTAAAGAAAAAAGTTGATGGTATGGTCACGATTCCAATGGTGGGGCATGTTCAGAGTTTGAATGCTAGTGTCGCTGCTAGTTTGTTGATTTATCAAGGATATAATTCACGAAATCCGTTATAA
- a CDS encoding DNA-directed RNA polymerase subunit beta, with translation MVGHLVKYGKHRTRRSYASIKEVLDVPNLIEIQTASYQWFLNDGIKEMFGDIMPIDDFQGTLSLEYVDYQLMEPKYNIDEAREHDANYSAPLHVTLRLTNHETGEIKSQDVFFGDFPLMTEQGTFIINGAERVIVSQLVRSPGIYYNQTTDKNGRPHFGTTVIPNRGAWLEYETDAKGIANVRIDRTRKLLMTELVRALGFGSDSDIIDIFSDQYDALNMTLEKDVHKDMSDSRVEEALKDVYERLRPGEPKTADSSRALLVARFFDPKRYDLASVGRYKINKKLSLKTRLLNQTLAETLADPDSGEVIAEKGTLVDKEVISKLAPYLDREDFKTTTYTPSGDAVLEEPVTLQRIKIESPENPDKTLLLIGNGHIDEDDRTVRPADILAGMNYFLNLQEGVGHVDDIDHLGNRRIRSVGELLQNQFRIGLTRMERVVRERMSIQDANTVTPQQLINIRPVVAAVKEFFGSSQLSQFMDQTNPLGEMNHKRRLSALGPGGLTRDRAGVEVRDVHYTHYGRIDPIETPEGPNIGLINSLATYGRINKYGFVETPYRRVDWTTHKVTDKIDYLTADEEDNYIVAQANSPLNEDGSFVHGTVMARFGEENIETPIDRIDYMDVSPKQVVSVGTAAIPFLENDDSNRALMGANMQRQAVPLLDPHSPLVGTGIEYKAAHDSGVAMIARASGEVEYVDGRQIRVRREDGQLDTYELMKFRRSNGGKNYNQKPIVHVGEHIEADEVLADGPSMEQGELALGQNPLIAFMTWQGYNFEDAIVLNERLVREDVYTSIHIEEYDSEARDTKLGPEEMTREIPNTGEDQLKDLDADGIIRVGAEVHDGDILVGKVTPKGVTELSAEERLLHAIFGEKAREVRDTSLRVPHGGGGVVQNVRIYTPENGDELAPGVNMMVRVYIAQKRKIQVGDKMAGRHGNKGTVSVVVPEEDMPYMPDGTPIDILLSPMGVPSRMNIGQVLELHLGFAAKKLGIHVASPVFDGASDDEIEMALREAGLPQDGKSVVYDGRTGEAFDKRVGVGVMHYMKLAHMVDDKIHARSIGPYSLVTQQPLGGKAQFGGQRFGEMEVWALEAYGAAYTLQEILTYKSDDVAGRVKVYESIIKGEPIPRPGVPESFRVLVKELQALGLDMQVLDGAGDEVELRQMDEDDSILPVDALEKLARTNPDLLNKDDEEVAAAFSKVEEQSQTFEEK, from the coding sequence GTGGTAGGACATTTAGTAAAATACGGTAAGCACCGTACTCGTCGTTCATATGCTAGCATCAAAGAAGTACTTGATGTGCCGAATTTGATTGAAATTCAAACGGCATCATATCAATGGTTTTTGAACGATGGTATTAAGGAAATGTTTGGTGACATCATGCCAATCGATGATTTCCAAGGTACTTTATCTTTGGAATATGTTGATTATCAATTGATGGAACCAAAATATAATATTGACGAAGCGCGTGAGCATGATGCAAACTATTCAGCACCATTACATGTTACGTTACGTTTAACGAACCATGAAACTGGTGAAATTAAGTCGCAAGACGTATTCTTTGGTGATTTTCCATTAATGACAGAACAAGGAACGTTCATTATTAATGGAGCAGAGCGTGTTATTGTTTCACAGCTTGTTCGTTCACCAGGTATCTATTATAATCAGACAACTGATAAAAATGGACGTCCGCATTTTGGAACGACAGTTATACCTAACCGTGGTGCATGGTTGGAGTATGAAACAGATGCTAAGGGTATTGCTAACGTCCGTATTGATCGCACGCGTAAGTTGCTAATGACTGAATTAGTTCGTGCACTTGGATTTGGTTCTGATTCAGACATTATCGATATTTTTTCCGATCAATATGATGCATTGAACATGACTCTTGAAAAAGATGTTCACAAGGACATGTCAGACTCTCGTGTTGAAGAAGCATTGAAAGATGTATACGAACGTTTGCGTCCAGGTGAACCAAAGACAGCTGATTCATCACGCGCATTATTAGTTGCTCGTTTCTTTGATCCAAAGCGTTATGATTTAGCTTCTGTGGGTCGTTATAAAATCAATAAAAAGTTGTCACTTAAGACACGTTTGTTAAACCAAACATTGGCGGAAACATTGGCTGACCCTGATTCTGGTGAAGTTATTGCTGAAAAAGGTACGTTAGTTGATAAGGAAGTTATCTCTAAACTAGCACCATATTTGGATCGCGAAGACTTTAAGACAACAACATATACGCCATCAGGCGATGCTGTTCTTGAGGAACCTGTAACTCTTCAAAGAATCAAAATTGAGTCTCCCGAAAACCCAGATAAGACATTGTTGTTGATTGGTAATGGGCATATTGATGAAGACGATCGTACAGTACGTCCAGCTGATATCTTGGCAGGTATGAACTACTTCTTGAACTTGCAAGAAGGTGTTGGTCATGTCGATGATATTGATCACTTGGGTAACCGTCGTATTCGTTCTGTTGGTGAATTGTTGCAAAACCAATTCCGTATTGGCTTAACACGAATGGAACGTGTTGTTCGTGAACGTATGTCAATTCAAGATGCTAACACGGTCACACCACAACAGTTAATCAATATACGTCCTGTTGTGGCTGCTGTCAAAGAATTCTTTGGTTCTTCCCAATTATCACAGTTTATGGACCAAACTAATCCATTGGGTGAAATGAACCACAAGCGTCGTTTGTCAGCTCTTGGACCTGGTGGTTTGACTCGTGATCGTGCCGGTGTTGAAGTTCGAGATGTTCACTATACACACTATGGTCGTATTGATCCGATTGAAACACCAGAAGGTCCTAACATTGGGTTAATTAACTCATTGGCCACTTATGGTCGTATTAACAAATATGGTTTCGTCGAAACACCATACCGTCGTGTTGATTGGACAACCCATAAGGTTACAGATAAAATTGATTATTTGACAGCCGATGAAGAAGATAACTATATTGTTGCCCAAGCTAACTCGCCATTAAATGAAGATGGTAGCTTTGTGCACGGTACGGTTATGGCTCGTTTTGGTGAAGAAAACATTGAAACACCTATTGATCGTATTGATTACATGGACGTTTCGCCAAAGCAAGTTGTTTCTGTTGGAACAGCAGCTATTCCATTCTTGGAAAATGATGATTCCAACCGTGCTTTGATGGGTGCCAACATGCAACGTCAGGCAGTGCCTTTGCTTGATCCACATTCACCATTAGTAGGAACAGGCATTGAGTATAAAGCAGCCCACGATTCTGGTGTTGCGATGATTGCACGCGCATCTGGTGAAGTTGAGTATGTGGACGGTCGCCAAATCCGTGTTCGTCGTGAAGATGGTCAATTAGACACTTACGAATTAATGAAATTCCGTCGTTCAAACGGTGGTAAAAACTATAACCAAAAGCCAATTGTGCATGTCGGTGAGCATATTGAAGCCGATGAGGTTTTGGCAGATGGCCCTTCAATGGAGCAAGGTGAATTAGCCTTAGGACAAAACCCCTTAATTGCTTTCATGACTTGGCAAGGTTATAACTTCGAAGATGCCATTGTCTTAAACGAACGTTTGGTTCGTGAAGATGTTTATACTTCAATTCACATTGAAGAATACGATTCTGAAGCGCGAGACACAAAACTTGGACCGGAAGAAATGACTCGCGAAATCCCTAATACTGGTGAAGATCAGTTAAAGGACTTGGATGCAGACGGTATTATTCGTGTTGGTGCTGAAGTGCATGATGGTGATATCTTAGTTGGTAAGGTAACGCCTAAGGGTGTTACTGAGCTTTCTGCTGAAGAACGTCTATTGCATGCTATTTTTGGCGAAAAAGCACGTGAAGTACGTGATACATCATTACGTGTTCCTCATGGTGGTGGCGGTGTCGTTCAAAACGTTCGTATTTACACACCTGAAAATGGTGACGAATTAGCACCGGGTGTTAATATGATGGTTCGTGTTTATATTGCACAAAAGCGTAAGATTCAAGTTGGTGATAAGATGGCCGGCCGTCATGGAAACAAGGGAACTGTTTCTGTTGTTGTACCAGAAGAAGATATGCCATATATGCCTGATGGAACACCTATTGACATTCTATTGTCACCCATGGGTGTGCCATCACGTATGAATATTGGGCAAGTACTTGAATTGCACTTAGGATTTGCCGCCAAGAAACTTGGTATCCATGTTGCTTCACCTGTCTTTGATGGAGCCAGTGATGATGAAATTGAAATGGCCTTACGTGAAGCTGGGTTACCACAAGACGGTAAGTCAGTTGTCTATGATGGACGTACTGGTGAAGCCTTTGATAAGCGTGTTGGTGTTGGTGTCATGCATTATATGAAACTAGCCCACATGGTTGATGATAAAATTCATGCCCGTTCAATCGGACCTTACTCACTTGTTACACAGCAGCCTTTGGGTGGTAAAGCTCAGTTTGGTGGACAGCGTTTCGGTGAAATGGAAGTTTGGGCTTTGGAAGCTTATGGCGCAGCTTACACCTTGCAAGAAATTTTGACGTACAAGTCAGATGATGTTGCAGGACGTGTCAAAGTTTATGAATCAATTATTAAGGGTGAACCAATTCCTCGTCCTGGCGTACCTGAGTCTTTCCGTGTTTTGGTCAAAGAATTACAAGCACTTGGTTTGGACATGCAGGTACTAGATGGTGCCGGTGATGAAGTTGAATTACGTCAAATGGATGAAGATGATTCAATTTTGCCTGTTGATGCACTTGAAAAGCTAGCTCGTACAAATCCTGATCTGTTGAACAAAGATGATGAAGAAGTTGCTGCAGCCTTTTCTAAGGTTGAAGAACAAAGTCAAACATTTGAAGAAAAATAA